The Brassica rapa cultivar Chiifu-401-42 chromosome A10, CAAS_Brap_v3.01, whole genome shotgun sequence genome segment TAAGCTATCGCAAGTTTCTCGCCGTGATATCTCACTACTCCTTGTTCTTCATTTACATCCACGTCCGATAGAAGGTTCTTATCTTCCGCGACCGAATACCCATACTCGGAAATTTCTTTCATTAGTTCATCAACTTTGTGGTATATTTGCCTGTTTCACCACTTTGAATTAAGACATTGAAGAAGATAATAAACGATTAGACTTTGAAGTCACAAAAAGTTACCTTTTCACCGCCTCTTTGTAAGAATCACACTCGTCTCCTGAAATAAAACTGTGAGTCTGATCACCAACCTCGACCCAAGTACAAGCCGGCATCATTCTCAAACCTTTGCTCTCCAGCGTATCCAAAACTCCTGCAGCTTCTGCAGTTCTCCCCATACTGTTGTACACATTATACATCACAACGTAGTTACCGAGCTTCTCAGGTTCCATTCCATAGAGTTTCTCAGCAACCACTCTACCGAGCTCTAAGTTTCCATGCATCCTACATGCATTCAAGAGCGCTGCCCACATGTTAACCGTCGGTTTTAAAGGAGCTCTTCTGATGAAAGCAATGGCTTCATCTAATAAACCGTCTCTACCCAAAATCTCAATCATGCAGGCATAGTGCATCGCCCTTGGTTTGATCCCGTGAACCTCACTCATCGACAGAAAAATCTCCCACCCTCGTTCAGATAAACCAGAGTAAGCACAAGCTGATAGAACCGCAAGGAAGGTGACATGGTTTGGACCGACTTTCGCAGCAAGCATCTTCTCAAACAAGTTGACCGCATCTGCTCCTCGACCATGATTCGCGTATCCACCCATCAAAGCGTTCCATGAGATTATATTTTTCCTCGGCAACTTATCAAACACATATCTAGCCGTATCTACTCTACCCCATTTGCTATAAAAATCTACAAGCGCCGTGTTCGCGACGATCTCCGACTCAAAACCACTACGAATCAATCTAGCATGTGCTTGCTTAGTAAGCTCAACCTTGGCAAGCCTTGTGGAGATTCTTATCAATATCGAAAGGGTGAACTGATCAAGAGACGTGCTAGAGTCACGCATATCATACAACAAACGCAGTGCTTCTTCGCTGTAACCATGGAGCGCGTAACCTGCTATAATGTTATTCCAAGCAACTGTAGTCTTCTCAGGAATATCATCAAAAACACATCGGGCATCTCCAACATCCCCACACTTGCTATACATATCGATCAACCCACACGAGACAAACGTGTTATCAACGACTCCTAACTTCAACGCACAGACGTGTAACTGTTTACCCACCTCAATAGAACCTAACCCAGCCGAGGCACGTAGCATCACTGCAAACGTATGAGTTTCACTATCGGAAAGCTCTTCCCACATCATCTTAAACAGCTGAAAAGCTTCTAAATAGTTACCGAAGTTAACAAGCCCAGAGATAATGGAGTTGTAAGAAAACAAGTTTCTCTCTggcatttcgtcgaacaacCTACGTGCGTCTATAATCATCCCACATTTCACATGCATCATCAAGATTCGGTTCATCATGAATTGCTCCGGCTCAAACCCATTACTCAGCATATACCCGTGAACCCTTTTCACACACCGAATCGATTTCAAACGAATACAAGCTTCCACCAATGCATCGTACGTACTAATCCCAATGCGAACACTCCCTCGAATCTCCAAAACCTCAAACAATTCAAACGCTTCCCTTAACCTATTACACAAGACCAACTTTTCGATCTGACTACAAATCGCGACAGCAGATTTGCTGATCCGGGTATCATGCAAAACCGGATCTTTCGGTCCTTGATCGATTTCTCGAATTGGTTCCGGTTTAAGCTTCGGCTTCGGCTTCAGCCCTTGAACTAGAGAAGAACAAGTGATTCTCGCAAATGGGTTCTTCCATCTTCTTCGGCGGAGCGAGAAATCGTATCCAGAAAACCGCGGGAAATTGGAATAAGACGAGTCTCGACTACGACTCTTGTTATCGTCTAACCTTAAGCTTTGATAAAATGCGAGTGGAATCTCCATGATTTGAGGGACTGAGAGGGTCAATAAGCGAACCGGAGAAACCAGACCATTGTGATCGGATTGCTAAGGTTTCAATGAAAGCTCTTCAAACGATAGATGGTGATTTGTTGATTACTTAaaagttttttctttgttgttgcAGAAATACGAAAAGGATTTGAAAATAGAGTGAAGAAGAGAAATCAATCACAGCATTGGGAGCTCCGCTAGTGGCAGTTTGGGAAGGTTTAGACTTTGACTAGAGAGGCGACGTCGTTGTCACAGTTTTCAGATCTAATCaggcatttttttttttttggctcaacttACATTTCACATTCACCAAATAACAAGCTACAACAGGTTGAACATCATAACAGGTTGAACCTCatgagagatttttttttttttggtcagctGCCCAATGAACTAGATCAAGTAGTGGCTAGACAAGCTGATTCTCCGAGAAGCATCTCCGTCTGTCTGGGTCTAATCTATATGGGAAAAGATATAGCTTCTGAATTTATCTTTCTTTGCCAATGCATCTGCCCGACTATTCATACTCCGAGGAATATGAGTCAGACTCACATCCTCGTAGTGAATCTGTAGTTGCTGAAGCAACTCGATCTCCGTTGTGAAGGTTGGCCAATCCTCCGGATTTGTAGTCATCTCCACAAGGTCCGAGCAGTCCGTATTAAACCATATCGAAGTAATCCTCATGTCTCTGATACATGAGGCTGCCCAAAGTAAACCTTCCATCTCAGCATGTAGAGCGGAGAGGGTCCTGACGCATGCTCGTGGTCCAAACATTTCAGCTCCTGTTTGGTCCTTAAGACTCCACCCTAAGCCACTGACACAACCATTATTAATCCATGATTCATCAATTTGGCAGGTAGGGATTTGGGGTATCCTAGGAGGCACGGTCTCTACCCCTATAGTGAGAGGATCATCATGGTCCTCGTTAGCTTGCTCTTTTTCGTTAGCCTTCCTCCAACACTCTGCCTCGAGAGACACATGTTGGAGAGTATCCATCGGGGAGACGACTTTCCTATTAAAGAGTTTGTCGTTCCTcgccttccaaatgtaccaacAGATCTATGGGAAGGTATCGAATTGTGGTCTCAATTGAGCCACCTCTTTTCTCTTACAAAACAGAAAATTCATGTTTTGGTATATAGATATACTTGGGAAGTAACCCGGAAGGGACGGATAGTCCGATAAAGCCAAAGTCTGCACGactggaggacattcaaaaagaAGATGGTTAATGGACTCCTCTGGGCTGCACATCTAGGACAACTCCTATCGGTGCCCAGGTGTCTATACGTGAGCCTCTTTGCCATCGCCACACAACCAGAGATAGCCTGCCACAAGAAATGCTTCATCTTACTTGGCGCCTTTAGCTTCCACACATGGCTCTGAAGACTCGTGATGCTCGGTTCTCGGACCTCTGTTTGTGAAAGACTCAGTTTCTTCGATTGGAGTAAGTCATAACCAGATTTAACTGTATACACTCCTGATTTTGTATGGTTCCAAACATATCCATTTGGATTAAAGGAACGAGAAGGTTTTAGGCCAAGTATCAAAGGGATATCTCCTGGGTGAAAGAATTCCCGCAAAAGTTGGATATCCCACTCCTTGGTATCATTCCTAATAAAGGACTGAACAAGTAGTTGAGGTAGTCTGTAAACAATGTGTTCAGCAGGTTTAGGTGGTCGAGCCACTGAATCTGGGACCCAAGCCTCGCTCCAAACCCTTGTATCCCGACCCATTCCGATTGTTTTCCGTAGGCCCGATATGAGCAAAGGCTTCGCTGCCATGATACTACGCCATCCATACCTCATAAGAGATTAAACCACTTATACAAGGAGATGATCTAGTATCACCCTAAGACACTTCCAAGGACTCAACGCTACCCATCAATTTCCCCTTGTACATTAAACCCAATGAGTACGACACACCCCACAATCCGGAATGTATCGACTCTTTCAACACCTAAATTAGACCTCAATGATATGCTTACTAATCCCGTGAGACAAAACCTAAAACCGAGATTACAAATCATGCCAAGCTGTTGGTCTCAATAGATCAGCGTGAAGCACTTGACCCGACAGCATCTACACCATAGGTGCGTTCCCGGACTAAGCTCTTACCACTTGCTTTCGACATCTCGATCCTTAGCTTTATCACGCATTTTAGTTTAGGAAAACTGCCATCTAAatcctaaatttttttaattaaaatgctAAAAATTTCCTCCATGTCACTACCTTCCTCAGTATTTATTTTCTGACCTAACAGACCTTGAGCATCTCCCTTTGAAATTTCAGACTCATCCCAATCTTCAGATTTACGGTCTTCCTCGCATGAAATTGGATGTACTAGTCCTAGAAAAAACTGGTGTTTTGAAAACTGGACCGGCCGGCCGGACCGTGACTCGCTCTTCTAACCAGTTTCAGATTATGCTAAACCCAATATTTAGGTTAAACCGGCAAACTCGGTTAAAATCAGTCAAACTTGCTAAAGCCGATCACTCGGTACGATATTTAAATCCGGTTTTCTAAAATTCAAGTTATATAAATTGCTAATTAAAAAAGATTTCATTAAAATTCCATagtgttttaatatttatctaaaaaattagttttcattatatttttatattatttttgaagtttttatttcattttaatatcattttagatactaaaaatgatataaaggttataaaaataattctatagttatatataattacttaatttaaaattaaattacaatttaaaaatatggttGAATCGGTTAGACGATTCGATCATTGATCCAACTACAATGTCGAGTCATTATCCGGTCCGGTCTGCAATACATTGGAAcacaattaatttattattattatagctAATACTAGACCTGGGATGGATCGGATATCCGGGCAATTTTAAggtatccggatccggatactTATCTGGCGGATCCATAATTTTACTATCCTTATCCGGATCTGAGGTTCTCGGATATCCAGGTGTCAGATATCCttctaaaaattgtaatatctGGCGGATATTCGGATCCGGATTTGGATccttagaataaataaaaaaattatattaatatatataatattataaataatttaaaaataaaaaataatgttttaattatttctgtataatattaaaaaaattacataaaatttatatatactattataaaaatgaaaatatattaaataaaatcaatttttatatatagatattactatttttgaaatagttattaataaaacttacggatccggatatccggactaaaaattaagatatccggatccaggtttgacggatccaacattttactatccggatccggattttGTCCCTCTGGATAACCGGATTTTCGAATCGAATCTCGAATCGAATTCGGATCTCGAATATTAGTCCTAGGCCTGGCTAATACAACGTGTACATGTGCTTTTGTAAATATGAGAACTACCCTCAGTGAATGTGTCTCACTAATTAGTTGATtaaagataaaatatttaatattgtcTCAGCATCTAAAAAGAGAGTTCATGTGATCACATCTCAAAAAGACAAAAAGTCACAAGAACAAATACATTTCAAGTTGATTACTCTCTAGGCcactttttgactttttttacACTCAGAGCCACTTCATACATTTGAGACACTTTGTTGTGGGGCAGCAATAAAATGTGGACAAGTTTACCCTTAATAGACATTCGATGCATGAACGGATGATACGTGGACGGATGATGCGTGGACGGATGATGCGTGGACGGAGATTAGTGTAAAAATTCCAAAAGCTTCATCAGAGCAAGCTCCACAATAGTTGAGCTTAAGGACACAACTCCAACAACAATGTTTTTGTGGACTGGGACGAGAAGATTTTGATTATGTTGTGTATATGGTTGCTAACATAACCATAaataaagaacaagagagatCTCTTAAATTTGTGGATAGGGAATTGAAGCTTGATGTGGTGGATAGAGTAGTAACTCAAACACTAAACATagataataaaaagaaatgtaACATATTGAAACGCTATGATATGGATGCCAATGTGTCCACAATCTCAAGGatgaaaaaattaataacttcaAACCAATAATTACCATGTACATGTTCAAGGAAAAAAACAAGTTTGAGTGATGAAAACAAAGCTAAACAAACCAAAAAGTTAAAATGAGTCAGCCCTTCCTCCAAAACCCCTGGTCAAAATGAGTCAGCTCCTCTTCCCGGTGAGCCACACCATGGATTCTGAACTCAACATCGTCGTGGATGAGCTCAGTGAAGCTGCGGTGGTTCGAGCTCGTCACAGTCCTCCACCGTCAGATATGTAGTATgctgaattttaaattttaatcataattttaCTCGTCCACAAATAGCCGTCTATGTTTACCCATCCATGCTTGCCCGTCCATGCTTATCTTCCCACAGCCATCCACATGTGTCCTTCCATGCTTATATTCTACATGTAATCATCCACGTTTTTCAAACATCCACATATCACTCATCCATAACACAATCATTGAATACGTGTAcaagtataaattttaaaatataacaaaaaaaatatatcaaagagAATAACAAATTAtagagaataaaaaatataatttattacatcaacaaaatttgttatatgtatctttagtttaaaaataaacaaaaacaaaatattaagaagtagactaaataataataaagaaacacattttttcttttctcttgtcTAAAAAAGATCTCATTTTCTTCTCATTAAGGGCAAATATGTATATAATGTCTGTAGCTCCCATTAGAAAGTGTCTTGCAAGTGCATTGTAGCCTTGAGTGTAATTGAAAAGTGATAAAGTGTCTTGatgtaaaaattcaaaaaagaatCACCAATGAAAACATTACAACCACGAAGATCGGTCTCAGTAGCTCTGCTTCTGCTTATGTTAGCTTTCTTTAGCAGCAAGATTCATACAGAGGGACACATAGTTTTGATGGATTTGGAGATAAGCATGGAGAAATCTCTTGGAGATAGCCTGCGAAGAATCCCAAGGAGTCGATACAGTCCTATAAATAACAAGTAAGTAAAATTGAGACACAAcacaacaaaattttcaatctttaTGCACACCCTAATCACTATTAGATGTATTTtgaaatcaatattttgtattttctacCAGGAGAAATCCAAGTAAAAAACATAAGATCACATCAAGATAAGCTTAGATATGCCTCTTCTTCTTTTGTAACTTAGATCTTCATTATTTGTTGGTTGGTTGTAAAATAATATGCTTACACTTGTTTGTGCATGTTAGCATTGTAGAGTTAAAATTGTTACTGTTTTTACTagtcttacttttttttttacaatgcCACTGTTTATTGAGTCAGAGCTCATAGTATAATTTTTGTACCTCTAATTGTTCATTAGAATTTtagattttacattttaaaatttctattgaTTTACTTGATTTCAatagatttgaaattttttgtacatatatctcttcttttttctttttactggTAAATCCAAGGATTTTTTGGAGATGTTTATTGCATAATCTTTCTAAATCATGGAACTAGTGTACCTAAACCACACAAGTGTGATTGGGTTGTATGTTAGGGTAAAAAAGAGCTAAGCAGGTTCAAAAACTACCACTTAGATTTACCTATCTGCGTGGTCAGGTTGTGTGGATATCTAACTCCTACGTAGAGAAACCGGACTTCCTGTCTATGGTGACCGGTCTTCAGAAGATCAGTCGGACTTTCGGATTCGGATATCcctaaattatcaaaaaaaaaagtatatctaCTCTCATCAATGCTAAAAtaatacattattattttattcttttatttttgaatatcaGTAGGTTCGGGACGAAACTCATAATTTTCTCAGATCCAAAATCATAACATGTAATATTAGAATAACACATTAACATACTGATTAAACAAAGAATTCTTGAAAACTTTGTTGAACATTTCAGCATGCTTTCCCAAGTCACTTCTAAAATCACCAGATGgtaaacttaacaaaaaaataaaactctaAATCACAGCACAGTTTAGATTGACGTGAGATATCATGATCTGGTCAGTCTTCATGCCTGTCTCCCTACTACATTTAAGCATCTAATTTTTTCTGATAACTCAGTTCTTTCGGGCCCGTGAACCTGCTAATCCCAGAGTACATGAGACAAACCATGTAGAATACCGATGTTCCCACATGACATGCAGTTTATCTGAGTTATAGGTTTTGAATCGGCCGGAGTCGTTAGAACATTTCCAAATTCGCCGTACCATCAGATCACATCGATGTCGGTTTAAGCGTCTAAATGTGTTTGCACTTTTGTAAATTGGTAAATGAAGTTCACCAATTGGTTTGTCCTTACATTTGAATCTTAGAAAAATTGCAAGAAAAATTGGAGACTAAAAAGAATGGTTTGTGTTgctttgaaaatgaaaaagtgGGTAGTCTCCGATGTTGTTGTTACCTCTTCTCTAAATTTGAGACACGAAAAAAAACTTGCAATATTTGCAGATAAAATATCTTGTGAATTTGgagtttttagtttattttcttaTTGGCGTCCACCTTACTGTAAATGTTCTACCTTACTGGAATATCTCATGCACCCATCTGCTGCTAAagtaaaccaaataaaaaacaaacacaaCCAAATGAATTAAAAAGATATTGACATCGAGATAagttttagaaacaaaaatatgGCTTAACAAAACTTACATTTTACATTAGTCCAAGACGGGTAACCTCATTCATGAGTAAGCAATCCAAAATCAGGTTGTGGAGTATCAGAGTAACccttatcccttatatattaaagaaaaaaacattgtaataaatgtgTTCATGCTAAACTGGACACATGTCAAGTGTaaaagcattgtaataaatatgttcacactaaAATAGACACATGTCACATATAGAGAGCTTTACAGCCAAACtctacataaatatgttcacactatgtattttacgtttttttaatataaactcACATGCATGGTTCTTCTTTACGTTATTTTTACTGTTTACGAATAGACCTGGacaaattattcataaattttgattcgattcgttatccgttttaattcgaaccgaaaaatccgaaTATCCGTtactctacgaaacaaatcaaatactaaactGCAATAtccgttaaaaaaaaagcaaatcacatataataatatttataggaACGGATATCCAAtttgatatgttatatatatacatatatttaaagaattatatattatagtttatataaattttacaatatttttgtttttaaataatttcattttaagaattttatttttcatgtattattttgaaaaaatgtcatttaatattaattaacagtatctttatatatttatcaaccatctttatatacttttacatacacatacatgtgcacattGACGTGATCACCTTATAACTAAGTATCTACCACAACTgaaatatcaaatttttttggaagttaaatatttttttcttaatgtttctttcactatcgaccaaattgtagtaaaatgatttgtcttaataattttcttttcctttgtaactattatccgtttagaaactataatatgaaaccattaGTTCGACATCacgactatctaaaattcataacatgaaaacaaacaaataattgtaattttttattatcacaggaaaaaaaaaaccaaaaacatcaaacattttaaccaaacaaactaaataaatattgatttaaaatgatagttatattttaggagattaaaaacaaaaaaacaacctAAAACCAAACTGATATCCAGATTAAATAGATTCATATCTCCttattaaaaattaacaaaactaACACTCACTTTCCGTGCAAGGCGCGGATTATTACCTAGTTGCGGGATTCTGAAAAAGTGATTAAATGTTAAATAAAGTTAaagtgatggatggaattataaaaatcttTGATATCCATCTAATAAGTTCTCAAATGCgaactttgaaattttattagatAGGCATCTAAGGTTTTTAGAACTCCATCCATCACTTTAAcgttaattaatatataatcacTTTTTTCAGAACTCTCCTTTCATACGATGGATGGAGTTGTTCTCCTATTTCCGCTTAGTTTCTTCAGGCTCCGagtaaaagaagagatacaTATGTACCTTGAAATTCCTTATTTGAGAAAGACAACCAACAGTATGTTTTCCTTTATTGTAGTGGGGATTCCAAATGTCCACCAAATTTATTG includes the following:
- the LOC103833090 gene encoding pentatricopeptide repeat-containing protein At5g50390, chloroplastic, encoding MEIPLAFYQSLRLDDNKSRSRDSSYSNFPRFSGYDFSLRRRRWKNPFARITCSSLVQGLKPKPKLKPEPIREIDQGPKDPVLHDTRISKSAVAICSQIEKLVLCNRLREAFELFEVLEIRGSVRIGISTYDALVEACIRLKSIRCVKRVHGYMLSNGFEPEQFMMNRILMMHVKCGMIIDARRLFDEMPERNLFSYNSIISGLVNFGNYLEAFQLFKMMWEELSDSETHTFAVMLRASAGLGSIEVGKQLHVCALKLGVVDNTFVSCGLIDMYSKCGDVGDARCVFDDIPEKTTVAWNNIIAGYALHGYSEEALRLLYDMRDSSTSLDQFTLSILIRISTRLAKVELTKQAHARLIRSGFESEIVANTALVDFYSKWGRVDTARYVFDKLPRKNIISWNALMGGYANHGRGADAVNLFEKMLAAKVGPNHVTFLAVLSACAYSGLSERGWEIFLSMSEVHGIKPRAMHYACMIEILGRDGLLDEAIAFIRRAPLKPTVNMWAALLNACRMHGNLELGRVVAEKLYGMEPEKLGNYVVMYNVYNSMGRTAEAAGVLDTLESKGLRMMPACTWVEVGDQTHSFISGDECDSYKEAVKRQIYHKVDELMKEISEYGYSVAEDKNLLSDVDVNEEQGVVRYHGEKLAIAYGLVNTPEWNPLQLTQNHRICKECHKVVEFISLITGREIVVRDASRFHHFKEGKCSCGGYW